A region of the Rhizobium sp. 007 genome:
CGGAAGTGAATGATCCACTTGGTGCCAGGCGGCATTGGAACTGCACTCGGTCGAGCCATAGAAATTAAAGAGATTTGTGGCTGGAAACGCGAGCGTCCAGCGCTTGACGAGGTCAGGCGGCAGTGCCTGAGTGCTGCTAGCAACCAGCCGAAGCGCACTTGCCGACGGACCGCCGGTCGAGCGCGCCATGATCAGTGCATCCAAGATGGGTGGGGCGGCGAGGAGATGACTGATCTTGTGGTTTTCAAGCACGGACAGCAGCCGTTCTGGGATGACAAGCTCCTCTCGGGACAACAAATAAGCGGGAACCCCCTGCAGCAACGGACCGAAAATTTCCCAAGTGCTTGCGACAAGCGTTGCGGACTTCTGGACCACTGCAACGTCACCGGCAAGGAAGGGCAACTCTGACCACATCCAGTGCAAACGGTTCAGGCACGCCGACGCCGGGACGCGCACTCCTTTCGGCTCCCCGGCCGTTCCTGACGTGAAGACGATGTGCAGGACATCATGAGGCAAGACCGGATGAGGCACCCCCCCTATCGAAGCGGTTCCTGAGAGGGAATTCAGTGAAACCATCTGGCATGGCGAGTTTTCGTAGCATGCCCAGGAAGCATGAACTTCGCTGTCGGTCAGCAGGACCTTCGGGGATGTTGCCCGTAAGATGTGAACAGCGCGAGCTTGCGGCAACTCAGGCCCTAAGCAGACATATGCGGCATGCACCTTCACGCAAGCAAGGAGCGCCACCAGCGTTGCAATTCCCCTATCTGTCGCGATTGCTATTCGATCACCTGCGCGTGCACCCAGACCAGCCAACCCATTGGCAATACGGTCGACCGAGTCGTTCAGTTCAGCGTAGGAAATTCGGCCTCCGTTCCAGAAAAAGGCGGTGTGTTCTGGAGTGCGTTGCACCTGGGCCTCGAACAGTTCACGTAAGGTTGCCTTGCAACCGAAATCGCGGCTGGTGTCGTTGAAGGACGCAAGAAATCGCACTTCTTTCTCGTGCAATAGTCCGAGAGAACTGAGCGGTGCGTCGGGCGCTGCGACGCAATGCTTCAACGTGTGTTCCAAATTGCGCAGGATCCGCTCTGCTTGAGGTGCCTCGAGGATCTCTTTGCAATACGTCAGTTGAAGATAGACGCCGTCCCCTTCCTCCTGCGCGTAGAGTGTCAGATCGTATTTGGCGTAACCCAGCTCCAGTTCACGGATGGTGATGGTCAGTCTTCCGCCGTCTCCGTGTACTTCCTCCGGTTGCTCCGAGTACATGTTGAACATGACCTGAAAGACCGGTGATATGTTGCTGCGTCGTGCAATGTTAAGGGTCTCCAGCATCCGCCCGAACGGATAGTCACCATGTGAGATGGCGTCCGAAACAGTTTCCTGTACCCCCTTTACCAACGTATTGAAGGTTTCCGTGTCGTCGATTTTCAGCCGCAGCGGCAGCATATTGAGGAAAAAGCCAAGAAGCTGCTCGGTACCGGGGCGCTGCCTGACTACGTGAGGCGCGCCCACTACGACCTCGTCCTGTCCGGCATATTGCGCCAGCACGATCGCAAACCCTGCTAGAAGTGTTGCGAATAATGTTGACCGGTTGTCAGCAGCCACACGACGAAGCGCGGCCGTCACGCCCGCATCCAATGCTAGCCCTTGGGCGTGGCTGGCATATGTGAGGTGTCGGGGGCGTTCGTGATCGCTTGACAGCTCGAGGACCGGTAATTCTCCGCTTAACATCTGCTGCCAGTATGTCCCTTGAACATTGTAGCGATCAGGGGTGAGATTTTTTGCTTCCCACAGAGCGTAGTCGCCGAGGCCAATTTCGGGCTTTGCTGGCGAAGCTGCGGCCTGGCCAACCGTATGACTCTCGTAGAGGCGTCGCAGATCGCGCGCCAACACCGAAAGCGACCATGCGTCCATGATGATCTCATGGGTAGTTAGGTATAGCTCGTGCCGGCGCTCGTTCCTACGAACGAGGGCGGTCCGAAGGAGTGGGCCAGTCGCCAAATCGAACGGTTGCGCGCTGTGTTGCCGCTGAATTGCCGCGACGTGCTCGGCTTGAGCCATTGAAGGCAACGACGAGAGATCTTGGTACTCTAGTCGAGGTAGCGGCCCGTCAAAGGCCATCAGGGGATGGCCATCTTTCTCCAGGAATCTCACCCGCAGCGTGTCAAAACGATGGAGTAAATCAGTCCAGGCCGCCTCGAATGCACCGCGATCCAAGGAACCCTCAAGATTGACGACCGTCCGAAGCTCGTAGTTTCGTGCCTGGGGGTCGAGCTTCCAGAGGAACCACAGGTGAGTTTGAAGATATGTTGGCGGCACCACTTTCGTCGCCGCCTCAGGAATGCGGATAATGGGAGGCAACTGTGTCTCGGCGCCCTGCTCGATCGTCCGCGCCAACTCCCGGACCGTTGAACGGTGAAGTTGGCCCGATTGTATCTGGCGACCAAAAAGGCGGTGAACCCGATTAGCGAGCAACATCATTCGCAGCGAATCGCCTCCCAAATCGATGAAGGCGTCGTCGAGGCCGACAGGAGCCACGCACAGGATCTGCTCCCAAAGGTTCGCAAGCTGTCGTTCGATTTCTGATCGTGGCGATACGAAGGCAACATCGGACAGCGGGCGCATTCCATCTGGAATCGGCAGGCGGCCGTAGTCGAGCTTGCCGTTTGCATTGAGTGGGAGTGTCGGCACTTCAAAAATTTGATCCGGCATGATGTACGGCGCCAAGTATCGGCCCAGATGCTCTTGCAGATGTCGCAAAGTGCAGTGATCGCGCAGAACTACGAAGGCAACTAGGCTAGGCGGCACAAGATCTGCGTCGACGGCTGATGCATTTTCATCGCTACTCTCCCGCCCCAGTTTTGCACGGGCCGTGAGCTTCGCCCATCGATGTTGGCTTCGATGCAGGACTACAGCGCTTCCCATGACGCCATGATGGCTGTTGAGAACAGATTCAATTTCTCCCAATTCGACACGGTAGCCCCGCACCTTGACTTGCCGATCCGCTCGGCCAAGGCACTCGAGCAAACCATCGGGCCGCATGCGAGCCAAATCACCCGTCCGATACAAACGGCTGTGGCTAGGCGTGTCGTCGAACGGGTTCGCCACGAAAACCGCCGCAGTGCGTTCCGGGTCATTGATGTAACCCCGAGCGACGCCAGCACCGCTGACACATAGCTCCCCAACTTCCCCTCTCGATGCAAGTTTCAGAAGATCACTGTCCGGCCTGACAAGGTAGACCCGAAGCCCGGGAATAGGTCGGCCGATCGGTACGTAGGTTTCATTGGCGGCTGGCGGCTGTGTCACCAAGTGGTGCGTGACGCCGTCGCCGCACTCCGTTGGGCCATAATGATTGAGGATGGGAACTTCCGGATGGTGCGTCAGCCATTTGCGACATAGATCGGGTGACAGCGGTTCGCCAACAGTTGAGATGCAGCGCAGGTTCTCAAACTGAGGTGTGCTCTCGCCTTCTGTGGCAACGAGGCAGGTACGCAAGAGCGATGGCACGAACTGAATTACCGTGATCCTCCGATCGCGCAAAGTTTTTGATAATTGGCGAGGATCCGCAATAACAGCGGAAGGCAAAATATCGATGGCTCCACCCACCAATAGGCCTGCCAGGAATTGCCAGAGTGATACGTCGAAGCAGTGGGAAGCCGTTTGAGCAACGCGGTCAGTCGCACAAAGGCTGAGATCCGCAATTTTGGCATTGAGGTGGTTGGCCAACGCGGCATGTGTGAGCACCGCGCCCTTTGGTCCGCCGGTGGTTCCGGACGTGAAAATGACATAGGCAGCATCACCCGGCTGCACATCCAGGAATGTTGTGGGCGCGGCGGGGATCGAGGTGGCTAAACCGGCATTGACGACCGAAGCGGTTCCCGCAATTGCCTGCGCAAGCTCCAAATCGTCTGGAGCAGTAACCAGGATGGCGCATTCGCTACGTTCAACCATGCCCCGCAGCCGATCGGTGGGGTATGCCGTGTCCAGGGGTACGTAGACCGCGCGCAGCCGAAATATCGCTAGCATACAAGCAAGCAGCGCTGGGCCACGCGGCATCAACACAGCCACTGCCATGCCCCGTGTGCAGCCATGAACGCCAAGCGCGGCGGCAAGTCGATTGGTGAGATCGTCCAGTTCGCCATACGTCAGGTAATCTTCGCCGAAATACACGGCGGGACGGGCGGGGCATTCTTTTGCCGATTGGCCAAAGCGGGAAACAACAGATACAAATACTTTCGGAGAAGCGGGATGTAAGCTGTCCATAAGAGTGCGTTTTCCAAACTGCATTAACGAAGGAAATTTCCTGTGGTGGCCTGGCGTTCCAGCTCTTGATCCAGGCCATGGTAGACGCCGAGCAAGCCCGCCGAGGGGCAGGCATGTCCGGCGCTCGTATGAACAGCATGGCCCAATATTGAGCACACCGTTGAATGGATCGTAGACAGGCACAAACGCGCCAGCCTCGCTCGATTGCGACGCTGTCATTCTGGATGAGTTTTGCGGAACCTTACATTTTCGACCTTCTCTTCGGCTGGTCCACTGGTCGTTGCCAGAGGTCTGAATAGACATTCGCAAGCAGCTTGCGAGAAACTTTCTCTCAATCCCTTGCGATGAACCCCTGCATATAGTGCGCCAAACGAAAAACGATTTATAAACAACAACATGACTTCCAAGGTTGCCATGTCGCATGTTCGACATTGTTCAACATCAAACAAAACTATGCACGTGGTGTTGGCCGGCTCTTAAGTTCCGCTTTCCCGGGGGTGGAATCCTGTCCATGACGGCGATGGCGAGTGCGTGCAGATTGGCAACGAGGAGCTTCGTGGAATTTGTTCGCCGCGACTTTGTCCGAAATGGCGTGAGGATAAATGATCAAGGGGGAGTAGAGCTTCGGGCCCTGTTGCAAAAACAATGTGATGCTGGAATGGGCGGTGACGATTTTCAGCGGCCCTTTAATGAGCGATTTCAAGTGTCGCAATTTTGAGGGCGAGGTCATCCTTTGGGTGGTTCGCTGGTGTTGCCGGTGCGGGGCATTCAAAATGCTGAAAAGGGCCTAATGCGTATGCGCCGTCTGCATCCCATTGATTCCGCGTGTTTCTGAACGTTGAGGTTTCTGTCAGAAGATTTTCGGCAAGAGCTGGAGATTTGGCATGGCGGATGGTCACGGGTTTGTTGGGCGATGCGAAGTTGTCGAGCCTCGTCGGGGAAACCGGCGATGGCCCAATGATCTGAAGGCGCGAATTGTAGCGGAAAGCCTTCAGCCTGGTGCTCGGGTTGTTGATGTTGCGCGTCGTCATGATCTCATTGCGCATCAGCTTTCGGACTGGCGACGGCAGGCACGTCAGGGTCTTCTGGCGCTGCCTGCGGAGCTGATGGCTGGCGTGCCTTGCGAGAATAGCGGCCCATTCGAGCCTGCCTTTGTGCCACTTGATTATGACGGAGCCGAAGATTGCTACCGATGCTTCGCCGATCCCGGAGACGGTCGAGATCACTTCGGGGACCATGACGGTAGAAATAGGCGTAGACCTTGTGGTGAGGGTTCCCGGCGATGTGCCGGTTGATCGGGTTGCGGCTCTGGTGCGGGCGATGCGAGGGATGGCATGATCGTCGCGGGCCAACGATTACCGATCTTGATCGCGACGAGGCCGGTGGACTTCCGCTGTGGTCATCAGGCGCTGGCATTGATGGTGCAAACCGAGTTGAAGCTCGATCTGCATTCCGGGGTGACGGTGATCTTCCGGTCGAAGCGCGGGGATCGCCTAAAAATCCTGGTATGGGATGGCACCGGAATGGTGCTGATCTACAAGGATCTGCTGTCGTTTGGCAGTTAAACGTGAGAATGCGCCCGTTAGAGCAGCTCTTGGCAGTTAATTTGAGACGGTCCGCCCATGTTTCGCATTGACCAATTCTCATTTAAGTGGTTGTAAAAATTCCGATTTACTGGACGTGATCTGCTAGGATGGAAAGCTCCGTCCTTGTGGCAAATATCAAATTAGAGCATCGCACTGGAATTGAGAATCGAAGGGTTTTCCTCTTGGTATTGTTGTGATTCACTTCCCTTGGAGGTGAATCACATGGGAAAGTCTCATTCTGTTGATCTTCGTCGACGTGTTGTCTCGATGGTCGCTAGTGGCCAGTCACGGCGCGCCGCTGCCCGTCATTTCGCTATCAGCGACAGCAGTGCGATCAAACTGCTGCAACGCCGCGAGCGGACTGGTCTGATAACACCTGCACGACAAGGAAGGCCGCCGGGGGGAGGAAAGCTGTCGCCCTATCGAGACTTTCTCGTTGCACAGGTCGAAGTCAAACCTGACATCACCATGCCCGAGCTTGCCCGTCGTCTTGAGGATGAACATGGTTTGGTTATTCCACCATCGTCCCTGTCGAGGTTTTTGATAACACAGGGCTTCACATATAAAAAAACAGCTGATGGCGTCGGAACGCGCTCGCGCTGATATCCGAAAAGATCGTGATGTCTGGATTTCGAAACGCCAGCCGAGGATGCGATTTGAACCGCATCGACTTGTTTTCTTGGACGAAACCTCAGTGAACACAAAGATGGTGAGACTGCGTGGGCGGTCTCCGCGTGGCGAGCGTCTCATTGCGGATGCACCGTTTGGTCACTGGGGGACACAGACCTTTATTGCAGGCTTGCGGTGTTTCGGTCTTACCGCGCCCTGGATTATTGACAAGCCGGTGAACCGGGAAATCTTCGACATTTACATCGAGACCCAGCTTGCTCCGACACTCGAACCAGGCAATGTCGTAATCCTGGATAATCTTCGCGTTCACAAGAGCGAAAAAGCCAAAGCCTGCCTCAAGGAAGTTGGTGCGTGGTTGCTGTTCCTGCCAGCTTATTCGCCGGACCTGAACCCCATCGAAATGGCCTTCGCCAAAATCAAGGCCCACCTCAGAGCAGCCACCGCACGCACGTTTGACGCTCTCTCAAATGCCCTCGGATCGATCTGCAACCTCTTCAACAGCCAAGAATGCCGTAACTATTTCAGAGCCGCCGGGTATGGGTTCGATTAAAAGTACGGTGCTCTAGGTGCCAAATCACGAACTGAAATCTCAAATTTACTGCTCGATCTAAAATAGTGTGCCGTGCTATCTCGTTGAAATGCTTGCAGGCAGAGTCTCACGATTAACTGCAAAACGACACTGCGCATGGCCCGGCGGATGCGGCAGTGGCACGAACACCTCCTGGCGGCGTTGTTCCCGCTCGCGCATGTAATCCTTGATGATCGTGTAGCCGCCGGTGAACCCGCACTCGTCACGGAGCCGGTCGAACACCGGCTTGGCCGTATGGCGCTGCTTGCGCGGCACCGTCACATCCTCATCGAGCCACTGATCGACGATTGACACAAACGCATCCAGCTTCGGCCGCCGCACAGGTGACCGGCGCTGATAGCCGGGCGGAACATAATACGACAGCATCTTGGCGACACTGTCGCGCGATATGTTGAAATGCTTTGCAGCCTGACGACGGCTCATTCCTTCCGAAACAGCCAGCCGAACCTTCAGATAAAGTTCCACGGTGTAGATCCCCTGTCCCTCCTGCGTTCAATGCAGCAAGGAAATAGGTGGCCGGATTTTACTCCGCCCGCGGCCGGACTATTCCGCCGCTACCGTGGCAGGTTTTTGCACCGCCGCTCTCAGGTGACCGGTTTAAGGCAGTTGATAGCCGTCGGGCCAGAACTCGGCGATTTTCCGGAACACTCATCATCGTCATATGGTTGCCTGGGATCGGTGTGGCATGAACACACGCCGCAGCTATGATATGTTGCCAACCTAGCATGCGCGAGCTTGCCTCTTGACCATCCATATTTTCTTCAGTTCCTGCACGAAGGTTGATGAGCGGCTCGGTGGCATAAAACTGATGTATTTCGATTGGCAGGGACGGAACTCGATACGATTGCACCACTTGTTGGAACTGGTCGATCCTTTTATACATCAAAGCTTCGCTTTGAATATCGCGAGACGCGTGCAGCGCTCCAAGTTGCTGTCCCTTCTTGAGCAATTGAGCGATTGAATTTTGTTGTGCAAGGTGGTCCTCGAGTTCGAGGACGTCATGGTCCACGACATCAAGGGATTGCAGCACCGCTTCTCCCACCACTTCTAAGGGTCGTACTCTCGATGGATTTGAGGATAGCGCAACATCAATGAAACCCATGAATGATATAGCCTCGTCGAGATATAGTAAGCGCTGGGCAATTGCGTAAGCTAAAATTCCGCCTGAAGAGTATCCAGCAAGGCGATACGGACCTTGCGGCTGGATTTCTTTGATCGCCAGGATTACCTTGGCGGCTATGTGTTCAAGAGTTAGGGGACGAATTTCATCGAAAGGCGGCCATGGCAGAGCATAGACGGGACAGGATGCGTCCATTTCCCTTGCCAAACTAAGGGCATAGGAACAATCTCCTGAACCCGAAGGAACAAAGAAGAGCGGCG
Encoded here:
- the tnpB gene encoding IS66 family insertion sequence element accessory protein TnpB (TnpB, as the term is used for proteins encoded by IS66 family insertion elements, is considered an accessory protein, since TnpC, encoded by a neighboring gene, is a DDE family transposase.), whose product is MIVAGQRLPILIATRPVDFRCGHQALALMVQTELKLDLHSGVTVIFRSKRGDRLKILVWDGTGMVLIYKDLLSFGS
- a CDS encoding non-ribosomal peptide synthetase yields the protein MQFGKRTLMDSLHPASPKVFVSVVSRFGQSAKECPARPAVYFGEDYLTYGELDDLTNRLAAALGVHGCTRGMAVAVLMPRGPALLACMLAIFRLRAVYVPLDTAYPTDRLRGMVERSECAILVTAPDDLELAQAIAGTASVVNAGLATSIPAAPTTFLDVQPGDAAYVIFTSGTTGGPKGAVLTHAALANHLNAKIADLSLCATDRVAQTASHCFDVSLWQFLAGLLVGGAIDILPSAVIADPRQLSKTLRDRRITVIQFVPSLLRTCLVATEGESTPQFENLRCISTVGEPLSPDLCRKWLTHHPEVPILNHYGPTECGDGVTHHLVTQPPAANETYVPIGRPIPGLRVYLVRPDSDLLKLASRGEVGELCVSGAGVARGYINDPERTAAVFVANPFDDTPSHSRLYRTGDLARMRPDGLLECLGRADRQVKVRGYRVELGEIESVLNSHHGVMGSAVVLHRSQHRWAKLTARAKLGRESSDENASAVDADLVPPSLVAFVVLRDHCTLRHLQEHLGRYLAPYIMPDQIFEVPTLPLNANGKLDYGRLPIPDGMRPLSDVAFVSPRSEIERQLANLWEQILCVAPVGLDDAFIDLGGDSLRMMLLANRVHRLFGRQIQSGQLHRSTVRELARTIEQGAETQLPPIIRIPEAATKVVPPTYLQTHLWFLWKLDPQARNYELRTVVNLEGSLDRGAFEAAWTDLLHRFDTLRVRFLEKDGHPLMAFDGPLPRLEYQDLSSLPSMAQAEHVAAIQRQHSAQPFDLATGPLLRTALVRRNERRHELYLTTHEIIMDAWSLSVLARDLRRLYESHTVGQAAASPAKPEIGLGDYALWEAKNLTPDRYNVQGTYWQQMLSGELPVLELSSDHERPRHLTYASHAQGLALDAGVTAALRRVAADNRSTLFATLLAGFAIVLAQYAGQDEVVVGAPHVVRQRPGTEQLLGFFLNMLPLRLKIDDTETFNTLVKGVQETVSDAISHGDYPFGRMLETLNIARRSNISPVFQVMFNMYSEQPEEVHGDGGRLTITIRELELGYAKYDLTLYAQEEGDGVYLQLTYCKEILEAPQAERILRNLEHTLKHCVAAPDAPLSSLGLLHEKEVRFLASFNDTSRDFGCKATLRELFEAQVQRTPEHTAFFWNGGRISYAELNDSVDRIANGLAGLGARAGDRIAIATDRGIATLVALLACVKVHAAYVCLGPELPQARAVHILRATSPKVLLTDSEVHASWACYENSPCQMVSLNSLSGTASIGGVPHPVLPHDVLHIVFTSGTAGEPKGVRVPASACLNRLHWMWSELPFLAGDVAVVQKSATLVASTWEIFGPLLQGVPAYLLSREELVIPERLLSVLENHKISHLLAAPPILDALIMARSTGGPSASALRLVASSTQALPPDLVKRWTLAFPATNLFNFYGSTECSSNAAWHQVDHSLPLDARNVPIGRPIANVQLTVRSRKLQLMPRGALGELCVTGACLSLGYLDNIEQPATRFEMMQDGQLLYRTGDLARFREDGTLELHGRDDDQVKVNGYRVELDEVAHALRSHPAVSDAGVALHAMPDRGGLLVGYVVSTADLLDEADLLAFTRETLPTYMVPARIMRIDELPRNPGGKLDRRALPLPTAMSTGKGRRPQTVTEAALADLWERLLGCEEVSAEDEFFALGGTSILSVRCVSDASLRGLRFTVGELYDNPRLADLASLIDAHGDALPNETTFDRIKSENVAPPFSPTMRFFSQHMGYDEHFNLYGLWKFSAGELNGTLLSQAVATLGDEHPMLRTRLVRSDGTPARTLPTDDPLSLERITLPADLPEMWEQIVSEKTEQAQYAFRFDGRTPLLRVLLFEGGQPQTQRSWLFIVVHHFLTDGYGFRLLIGELERLYRTAAAGLEVKPTALTGHASIANWLNLLRNHAIDHAEEELEYWETRPWAALMPSGSPLALAAARSGGDPTPSDPVGARRMQALLRAGEVDNDEFLRLCESQATRFLSIPQVETAALLGFSDRAGIDGLDLILLAFLRTLGGDRPMLGLYVDSITALRTPVLGGVDLSNNLGICCELLPMPLVVDGTEPTMAQLRSVAAQRRRIPTLGLGLRALQAFHPDERVAARAARLPTPRVVINFRAPLAAIGGRRFLDQQEAPLWCGEDMNFNKHHWLEYSIDEVNSCLRIVQQHNYSRIDGSSATSTANKLQNNLTGIIREICNRQ
- a CDS encoding IS630 family transposase (programmed frameshift), whose product is MGKSHSVDLRRRVVSMVASGQSRRAAARHFAISDSSAIKLLQRRERTGLITPARQGRPPGGGKLSPYRDFLVAQVEVKPDITMPELARRLEDEHGLVIPPSSLSRFLITQGFTYKKTLMASERARADIRKDRDVWISKRQPRMRFEPHRLVFLDETSVNTKMVRLRGRSPRGERLIADAPFGHWGTQTFIAGLRCFGLTAPWIIDKPVNREIFDIYIETQLAPTLEPGNVVILDNLRVHKSEKAKACLKEVGAWLLFLPAYSPDLNPIEMAFAKIKAHLRAATARTFDALSNALGSICNLFNSQECRNYFRAAGYGFD